One segment of Candidatus Cloacimonadota bacterium DNA contains the following:
- a CDS encoding transposase codes for MANTRHNNPKAFNRNLSKKNIKPDRNEEATLGYYSASNDEYTDKKVAFFYWGYRLHLIVDAQNDNPLTYKLEENNKKDFNVAPALYCSLAKHYPSLYQSGLSQVADKGYHAEKVFDAFNLLFDGKSAIPTNFRNSKFRPLQVPTCDAGIKMSCGGSWYDEKQDRYRVKFVCPNKRQTCQFRKSKHGCSKYFQVRKPYPGQIQPFTEKFEKIYPYRQSVERVNSFLQTVGLERPKCFSKRSIENLIGMALLGKALQNSIRKKNINLKEAA; via the coding sequence ATGGCGAATACTCGTCATAATAACCCAAAGGCTTTCAATCGAAACTTGAGTAAGAAAAACATAAAACCCGATAGAAATGAAGAAGCAACCCTTGGCTATTACTCTGCATCTAATGATGAATATACGGATAAAAAAGTTGCCTTCTTCTATTGGGGATATCGGCTTCATTTGATCGTTGATGCACAAAATGATAATCCGCTGACATACAAACTGGAAGAAAATAACAAGAAGGATTTCAATGTTGCTCCTGCCTTGTATTGTTCTCTGGCTAAACATTATCCGTCTCTTTATCAAAGCGGTTTATCGCAAGTAGCTGATAAAGGTTATCATGCTGAAAAGGTGTTCGATGCTTTCAATCTACTATTTGATGGAAAGTCAGCAATACCAACAAACTTCCGAAACTCAAAATTCAGACCATTACAAGTTCCAACTTGTGACGCTGGGATTAAGATGAGTTGCGGTGGCTCCTGGTATGATGAAAAACAGGATAGATACAGGGTTAAATTTGTCTGTCCAAATAAGAGGCAAACATGTCAGTTTCGTAAATCCAAACATGGCTGCTCAAAATACTTCCAAGTTCGAAAACCATATCCGGGACAAATTCAGCCTTTCACTGAAAAGTTCGAGAAAATCTATCCTTATAGGCAATCTGTAGAAAGAGTTAATTCTTTCCTGCAAACTGTTGGTTTGGAAAGACCTAAGTGCTTCTCAAAAAGATCAATAGAAAATCTCATTGGTATGGCACTTTTAGGAAAAGCATTACAAAACAGCATCAGAAAAAAGAATATCAATCTAAAAGAAGCTGCTTAA
- a CDS encoding response regulator, whose translation MKKILLIEDEVIIAKALAYDLKDLGLEIMGIASNYNEAIELIRTQKPDLIITDINLKSDKDGIDIAEWVNEFANEIDIIYMTGYGYDVLFDRIKETSYLAIIEKPANIMKIIEILDKKNRSK comes from the coding sequence ATGAAGAAAATACTATTGATAGAAGATGAAGTAATTATAGCAAAAGCTTTAGCATACGACCTCAAAGATTTAGGACTTGAAATTATGGGAATTGCATCTAATTATAATGAAGCTATTGAATTAATTAGAACCCAAAAACCTGATTTAATAATAACTGATATAAATCTGAAGAGCGATAAAGATGGAATAGATATAGCAGAATGGGTTAACGAATTCGCTAATGAAATTGATATTATTTATATGACTGGTTATGGCTATGATGTGCTGTTTGATAGAATAAAAGAGACCAGTTATTTAGCAATTATAGAGAAACCAGCTAATATAATGAAGATAATAGAAATATTAGATAAAAAAAATAGATCAAAATAA
- a CDS encoding transposase codes for MNYKRIFEQSEFNFKYSEPDMNTPMVHDYYEMFENLDLSFIPRYSDKSGSKGYDQHSMIKALIIKALEGYRSNLQLIREIKSKPFLCEQIIGFKDGNVPDDSTFSRFLNKLDPELLREALARTNKKKLRKAAKLLISLQSTPNQ; via the coding sequence ATGAATTATAAGCGTATCTTCGAACAATCAGAATTTAACTTCAAATACTCAGAACCGGATATGAATACACCCATGGTTCACGATTATTATGAGATGTTCGAAAATCTTGATTTGAGCTTCATTCCCCGATATTCGGATAAATCAGGCAGCAAAGGCTATGATCAACATTCCATGATCAAGGCTTTGATTATAAAAGCTTTGGAAGGTTATCGATCAAATCTGCAGCTTATCCGAGAGATCAAAAGTAAACCATTTCTCTGCGAACAGATCATTGGTTTTAAGGATGGTAACGTTCCTGATGATTCCACTTTTAGTCGTTTTCTCAATAAACTCGATCCTGAACTTCTGAGAGAAGCATTAGCCAGAACGAATAAAAAAAAACTTCGAAAAGCGGCAAAATTGCTGATATCATTGCAATCGACTCCAAACCAGTAA
- a CDS encoding response regulator, translating to MKEFEIIIIEDNPNDSELMIRSLKENKLANNLVLLEDGEEAVEYFFNSKTSEPKKQNNLPKVIFLDLKLPKMNGLEILKLLKTNKKTKKIPVIIVTSSKEDPDISTAYELGANSYVVKPVNFNDFKTTICQLGLYWLVVNEKPC from the coding sequence ATGAAAGAGTTCGAAATAATAATAATAGAAGATAATCCAAACGATTCTGAGTTGATGATACGATCATTAAAAGAAAATAAACTGGCTAACAATTTAGTATTGTTGGAGGATGGTGAGGAAGCTGTGGAATATTTTTTTAATTCTAAAACATCTGAACCTAAAAAGCAAAATAACCTTCCAAAAGTAATATTTTTAGATTTAAAATTACCCAAAATGAATGGTTTGGAGATATTGAAGTTATTGAAAACTAACAAAAAAACAAAAAAGATACCTGTGATAATAGTAACATCTTCCAAAGAAGACCCAGACATCAGCACTGCTTATGAACTGGGTGCTAACAGCTATGTAGTGAAACCAGTAAATTTTAATGATTTTAAGACAACTATTTGTCAATTGGGTTTATATTGGCTTGTTGTGAATGAGAAACCATGTTAA
- a CDS encoding PAS domain S-box protein: MFIDLINNLTLILTLAVLYAVFSKYISDERFRGKLIFGGLFGIIALFGMMNPYTFAEGIVFDGRSVIISISALMGGPITAGVSALIAIMYRIWLGGAGAITGTIVILTSALIGLIFRFLNRADKIQLNIISITVMGFIVHLAMLTEMLTLPAGLGYEVIVRIAAPVLVLFTLSTTLLGMIILDQKNKNKAVSERKKNEAALKQSERKFRELFENSPVAISMTGIDGSINVNEAFCKMLGYSEQELKGIKWEDISHPDEIAETKGIINSLLNCEINKANFEKKYIDKNGNIVWASVSTYLQKDMNEINQYFITVVNDITERKSAEIALQESEATIRKKLNSIMEPEGDIEDLELSDIVDIELLQSMMDDFYRLTGMLGAVLDINGKVLVAVGWQDICTKFHRCNPETLKNCIESDTILTSGVEIGTFKAYRCKNNMWDMVTPIIVGGKHMGNVFIGQYLHDDEEPDDDLFRQQAEKYGFDEKNYIEALYKVPRFSKEDIDSGMKFYSKLAGVISSLSYATIKQSKLLALHKQTEQAVKKSETKLRTILKTALNGFWIVNMQGDFVEVNDAYCQMSGYDKDELLTMNISDVEASESREDIKNHINRILENGSDRFKTRHRRKDGTEYYVEINIQHQPFDGGQFVCFLEDITKRMQAEERIIESEKRYRSLFENMNAGFVLFEVIQNDQGDPIDLLIVTANQGFKKTTGLNLKDAAGCKLTKVLPGIEKDEADWIGTYSKVALTGKSVQFEQGSELLGYYYSVSAFQAAANQCAVTFLDITERKKAEEALKKSENRLNRALENIPDVVVIYDKELKIQFINEATTRLTGRPVSDFIGKLEEEVWPPEVYNVYVPMLQESFNTGNLKVLDTDLSLPNGDILNLRITCVPLFDEYGDVIEVMGVTNNYTDRKKAEEALRKSEERFRIAQEFSPDGFTILHPLRNEKNEIVDFIWIFENQTIAEINGTEPKDIIGKRLLDLFPSHKDTILFETYKDVANTGKSKILEDIYADEILSVETWLRLVVVPMGVDIAILAQDISERKQTEELIRESAERVKMQRNLIAKLSFEDALVNKPVDEALKILTTQLAKILKVERTSVWLLTDNDKLLKRKMLFDTASGFDSQIEVLDTAEFPSYFEALYKDSQIDADDAQNDPRTKELNESYFIPLQISSMLDSAIHHDGRIIGVLSAEHRGPKRKWHVDEESLASSLTNLISQLFVNAERKKIEQEIQKLNAELEQRVIDRTKQLENANKELEAFSYSVSHDLRAPLRAIDGFTRILVDDYGKNFDEEGKRIASVITTNAQKMGQLIDDLLSFSKVGRKQLDYSEIDMTNMVNSIYFELTDEIERERIKFILNGLPSVFGDTSLFRIVWSNLILNAIKFTSKKDNAIIEVSGKVEKQHVIYTIKDNGAGFNMKYIDKLFGVFQRLHKDTEFSGTGVGLALVQRIISRHNGQVWAEGKVNEGAEFSISLPLIKKT, translated from the coding sequence ATGTTTATAGACCTAATAAATAATTTAACGTTGATTTTGACATTAGCCGTTCTTTATGCTGTGTTTTCGAAATATATTTCAGATGAAAGATTTCGGGGAAAATTGATATTCGGCGGATTATTTGGAATTATTGCATTATTTGGAATGATGAATCCTTATACATTTGCAGAAGGTATAGTATTTGACGGGCGTTCAGTGATCATAAGTATATCTGCATTAATGGGTGGTCCTATTACTGCGGGAGTATCAGCTCTAATTGCTATAATGTATAGAATCTGGTTAGGAGGTGCTGGTGCTATAACAGGAACGATCGTAATTTTAACCTCTGCCCTAATTGGTTTGATTTTTCGTTTTTTAAACAGAGCTGATAAGATACAATTGAACATTATTTCAATTACTGTAATGGGTTTTATAGTTCATTTAGCAATGCTTACAGAAATGTTAACATTACCTGCTGGTCTTGGTTATGAAGTAATAGTAAGGATTGCTGCGCCAGTATTGGTTTTATTTACACTTTCAACAACACTGCTTGGAATGATAATTCTTGATCAGAAAAATAAAAATAAGGCCGTATCGGAAAGAAAAAAAAATGAAGCTGCCTTAAAACAAAGCGAGCGAAAATTCAGAGAATTATTTGAAAATTCACCTGTTGCTATATCGATGACAGGCATAGACGGTTCTATAAACGTGAATGAAGCTTTTTGTAAGATGCTGGGATATAGTGAACAGGAATTAAAAGGAATAAAATGGGAAGACATATCACATCCTGATGAAATAGCAGAAACAAAGGGAATAATAAACTCATTATTGAATTGTGAAATTAACAAAGCAAACTTTGAAAAGAAATATATAGATAAGAACGGAAATATAGTTTGGGCTTCTGTTTCTACTTATTTACAAAAAGATATGAATGAGATAAATCAATATTTTATAACTGTTGTAAATGATATAACCGAAAGAAAAAGCGCAGAGATTGCCTTGCAAGAAAGTGAAGCAACAATCAGAAAGAAACTGAATTCAATAATGGAACCAGAAGGTGATATTGAAGACCTGGAATTATCGGATATAGTTGATATAGAATTACTTCAATCCATGATGGATGACTTTTACAGATTAACAGGGATGCTGGGTGCTGTGTTAGATATAAACGGCAAAGTTTTAGTAGCTGTTGGCTGGCAGGATATATGTACAAAATTCCATAGATGCAATCCTGAAACTTTGAAGAATTGTATTGAAAGTGATACAATACTTACAAGCGGAGTAGAGATAGGAACATTTAAAGCTTATCGATGCAAAAACAACATGTGGGATATGGTAACACCTATAATTGTGGGTGGAAAGCATATGGGTAATGTCTTTATTGGTCAATATCTTCATGATGACGAAGAACCAGACGATGATCTATTCCGCCAGCAGGCTGAAAAATATGGATTTGATGAAAAAAATTATATAGAAGCCTTATACAAAGTACCACGATTTAGTAAGGAAGATATTGATTCGGGAATGAAGTTTTACTCAAAATTGGCAGGAGTGATCTCATCTCTTAGTTATGCTACAATAAAACAATCTAAATTACTTGCATTGCATAAACAAACTGAACAGGCAGTGAAAAAGAGTGAAACTAAACTCAGAACAATTCTAAAAACAGCTCTCAATGGTTTTTGGATAGTTAATATGCAAGGTGATTTCGTAGAAGTAAATGATGCTTACTGCCAGATGAGTGGTTACGATAAAGATGAATTATTGACCATGAATATTAGTGATGTGGAGGCTTCTGAATCTCGAGAAGACATCAAAAACCATATAAACAGAATATTAGAAAATGGTTCTGATCGCTTTAAAACAAGACATCGCAGAAAAGACGGTACAGAGTATTATGTAGAAATAAATATTCAACATCAACCGTTCGATGGAGGGCAGTTTGTTTGTTTCCTGGAAGACATCACCAAGCGCATGCAGGCGGAAGAAAGAATCATCGAATCAGAAAAGCGATACCGATCCCTCTTTGAGAACATGAATGCCGGATTTGTGCTTTTCGAAGTTATTCAGAACGATCAAGGTGATCCAATAGATTTATTAATTGTAACTGCCAACCAAGGTTTTAAAAAAACAACGGGTTTGAACTTAAAAGATGCAGCCGGGTGCAAACTTACTAAAGTTTTACCTGGTATAGAAAAGGATGAAGCTGATTGGATAGGAACTTATTCAAAGGTTGCACTTACTGGAAAATCAGTTCAGTTTGAACAGGGCTCAGAATTGTTAGGGTATTATTATTCAGTTTCTGCCTTCCAAGCTGCAGCAAATCAATGTGCTGTAACTTTTTTGGATATTACAGAACGAAAAAAGGCAGAAGAAGCACTTAAAAAAAGTGAAAATCGTTTAAATCGTGCTCTTGAAAATATCCCTGATGTAGTGGTGATATACGATAAGGAATTAAAAATACAATTCATCAATGAAGCCACAACTAGACTCACTGGAAGACCAGTGTCTGATTTTATAGGAAAACTGGAAGAAGAGGTCTGGCCTCCAGAAGTTTACAATGTCTATGTACCAATGCTTCAGGAATCGTTCAATACAGGGAATTTAAAAGTTCTGGATACTGATCTAAGCCTTCCAAACGGTGATATACTTAATCTAAGAATCACGTGCGTACCACTTTTTGATGAGTATGGTGATGTCATTGAGGTTATGGGTGTAACGAACAACTATACTGATAGGAAAAAGGCAGAAGAAGCCTTACGTAAAAGTGAAGAACGATTCAGGATTGCACAGGAATTTTCTCCTGATGGATTCACTATTCTCCACCCATTGCGAAATGAAAAAAATGAAATCGTTGATTTTATCTGGATTTTCGAGAATCAGACAATTGCAGAAATTAATGGAACTGAACCTAAAGATATAATTGGCAAACGTCTACTCGATCTATTCCCTTCTCATAAAGATACAATCCTATTTGAAACATATAAAGATGTAGCTAATACAGGAAAATCAAAAATACTGGAAGATATTTATGCAGATGAAATACTTTCGGTAGAAACATGGCTCCGCCTGGTTGTTGTACCAATGGGAGTAGATATAGCTATTTTGGCACAGGATATAAGTGAGCGAAAGCAGACAGAAGAACTCATAAGAGAAAGTGCAGAACGTGTAAAAATGCAGCGTAATCTTATTGCAAAACTATCATTTGAAGATGCACTTGTAAACAAACCTGTCGATGAGGCATTAAAAATATTAACTACACAACTTGCTAAAATTTTGAAAGTTGAAAGGACTAGTGTCTGGCTGTTGACTGATAATGATAAATTATTAAAACGCAAAATGTTATTTGATACTGCTTCTGGTTTTGATTCACAAATAGAAGTATTGGATACAGCTGAATTCCCATCCTATTTTGAAGCACTATATAAAGACAGCCAGATTGATGCCGATGATGCACAGAACGATCCACGCACAAAGGAATTAAATGAGAGTTATTTTATACCACTCCAAATAAGTTCTATGCTTGATTCTGCCATTCATCACGATGGACGAATAATTGGCGTTTTATCTGCTGAACATAGAGGTCCGAAGCGTAAATGGCATGTTGATGAAGAATCGCTGGCTAGCTCTCTTACAAACCTTATATCACAGTTATTTGTGAATGCTGAACGTAAAAAGATAGAACAAGAAATCCAGAAACTGAATGCTGAACTTGAGCAGCGAGTAATAGACAGGACCAAACAACTTGAAAATGCAAATAAAGAGTTAGAAGCATTCAGTTACTCAGTATCTCACGATTTACGAGCGCCATTGAGAGCAATAGACGGATTTACAAGAATTTTAGTAGATGATTATGGGAAAAATTTTGATGAAGAAGGAAAGAGAATAGCATCTGTAATAACAACTAATGCGCAAAAAATGGGGCAGTTAATCGATGATCTATTATCATTTTCCAAAGTAGGAAGAAAGCAATTGGATTATTCGGAAATAGATATGACTAATATGGTTAACTCTATATATTTTGAATTAACTGATGAAATCGAAAGAGAACGAATTAAGTTTATCCTCAATGGCCTTCCCAGTGTTTTTGGTGATACAAGTTTGTTCAGGATTGTTTGGAGTAACCTGATATTGAATGCAATAAAATTTACTTCAAAAAAAGATAATGCAATTATAGAAGTATCCGGTAAAGTAGAAAAGCAGCATGTGATATATACTATCAAAGATAACGGAGCAGGATTCAATATGAAATACATAGACAAATTATTCGGAGTATTTCAGCGATTGCATAAAGATACAGAATTTAGCGGAACAGGAGTAGGACTGGCTCTTGTACAAAGGATCATTTCACGACACAATGGGCAAGTTTGGGCAGAAGGAAAAGTAAATGAAGGTGCAGAATTCAGTATTTCTTTACCGTTAATTAAAAAAACATGA
- a CDS encoding PAS domain S-box protein, with amino-acid sequence MDKETKILILEDLPTDAELTMRELQKVYEKSKFEVVDTEEEFINALENFHPDVIISDYKLPDFDGLTALRITQERRPHVPFVILTGSMNEDTAVECMKAGADDYVIKEHIKRLNSATIGAIEKKRIENEKRLAEKNLIKSEIMFRSLFETAAEGILAIDIETGKFAFANPAVCEMFGYAENELLDLYAENIHPKFYWELMKKDLEDCIMDKKNFSTDIPCIDKTGKIFYVEIKSVNTLIDKRKYHIGFFTDITERKRAEQERRDRERLLKTMAENYPNSFISIIEKDLKVGYSAGQEFKKQNLDPNSFIGLDLQKVFGEQTPIVKEHYLKTFEGQEQTFELLINNQYQLYKTVPLHDDEGIINRILSVVENITERKEALKKIKHSEEKFRYLFNNTGDAIFIHDLKGKMLEVNDIACTRLGYSKSELMKMTPSDIDAEEFSALVEKRIKFLKEKGKHIFESAHRSKDGKVIPVEINSQVFQYGEKAAIISTARDITTRKRNEELIKKRSRFQKIRADLWKIASDTTSTEPNLIKDMLKQVGIALDISRATFLSLNNNENKFVVENQWYQPEAGPSKNRSIKPAMAKMLYGKEYVVLPDDLVPGIKQYVEKKFKKDDIYSYLAMPYGEAGNPKGIFTYSECRNKRIWDKYEIEALKELVLIINFKSRQIKAFEKIRESEALLSEAQKMGKIGSWEFDIATGKLYWSDETYTIYERPIKLGPPSIKAESKYYEPEQAELLREYKTNAIEKGLAFEYDLTLHVPKSKIKYCFATMQPIQQNGKVIKLRGTVQDITKRKVVEQELQISEKKYRDIITLAPIGFYQTRRDGKFLLVNETLAKMLGYTNTSELLNEGTIENLYLDKTERERLIRIYDEEGEGRVYNVEVQYKHKDGTALWVLLTSQSYKDEEGNTNYFEGFVVDISELKKAQHQIEKDLAERETLIKELYHRTKNNMQVITSLISLKARTSKNEELFQILKEIKLKIESMSLVHSKLYQSKDLSRINLKEYIYDLSQLIISSYGNKNKRIRFNYNMESVFTIIDIAIPLGLIINEILINSYKYAWPNSETGNVKIKLDINKDKMITLSIRDDGVGLRKNFDIQEVSNLGLETIYMLCERQLDGKLTYVSNNGLEWRLVIPNNLDDVRV; translated from the coding sequence ATGGATAAAGAAACTAAAATCTTAATATTGGAAGACCTTCCAACTGATGCAGAACTAACAATGAGAGAATTGCAAAAAGTATATGAAAAATCAAAATTTGAAGTAGTGGATACTGAAGAGGAATTCATTAATGCACTCGAGAATTTTCATCCAGATGTAATAATTTCAGATTATAAACTACCAGATTTTGATGGATTAACGGCTTTGAGAATAACACAAGAGAGAAGACCTCATGTACCTTTTGTCATCTTAACAGGATCGATGAACGAAGATACTGCTGTGGAATGTATGAAAGCAGGAGCCGATGATTATGTTATTAAAGAACATATTAAAAGGTTGAATTCTGCAACAATTGGTGCAATAGAAAAGAAACGTATTGAAAACGAGAAGAGATTAGCAGAAAAAAACTTAATAAAAAGTGAAATCATGTTCAGGAGCCTTTTTGAAACAGCTGCTGAAGGAATATTGGCGATTGATATAGAGACTGGAAAATTTGCTTTTGCCAATCCGGCAGTTTGTGAAATGTTTGGATATGCGGAGAATGAATTATTAGATTTATATGCAGAAAATATACATCCAAAGTTTTATTGGGAATTAATGAAAAAAGACTTGGAAGACTGCATAATGGATAAAAAGAACTTCTCAACCGATATTCCCTGCATTGATAAAACAGGAAAAATATTTTACGTGGAAATAAAGAGCGTTAATACACTTATAGATAAAAGAAAATATCACATAGGTTTTTTTACAGATATAACAGAACGAAAAAGAGCTGAGCAAGAAAGACGAGACAGAGAAAGATTGCTAAAAACTATGGCAGAGAATTATCCGAACTCATTTATCTCTATCATAGAGAAAGACCTGAAAGTAGGCTATTCAGCAGGACAGGAATTTAAAAAACAGAACCTTGATCCAAATAGTTTTATCGGATTAGATCTGCAAAAGGTTTTTGGTGAACAAACGCCAATTGTTAAAGAGCATTATCTGAAAACATTTGAAGGGCAGGAACAAACCTTCGAGTTGCTTATAAATAACCAATATCAGCTATATAAAACTGTACCATTGCATGATGATGAAGGAATTATTAACAGAATCCTTTCAGTAGTAGAAAACATAACAGAAAGGAAGGAAGCCCTAAAGAAAATTAAACACAGTGAGGAGAAATTCAGATATCTATTTAATAATACAGGTGATGCAATATTCATTCATGATTTGAAAGGAAAAATGCTAGAAGTGAATGATATAGCCTGCACAAGGCTGGGGTATAGTAAAAGTGAATTGATGAAAATGACCCCATCTGATATTGATGCAGAAGAATTTTCTGCACTTGTGGAGAAAAGAATAAAATTCTTAAAGGAAAAAGGAAAGCATATATTCGAATCTGCACATCGTTCTAAAGATGGTAAGGTTATTCCCGTGGAGATAAATTCACAAGTTTTTCAATATGGAGAAAAAGCAGCAATAATAAGCACTGCAAGAGATATAACAACCCGTAAAAGAAATGAAGAATTAATCAAGAAACGATCTAGATTTCAGAAAATACGTGCCGATCTTTGGAAAATTGCCAGTGATACTACCAGCACAGAACCTAATTTAATAAAAGATATGCTTAAGCAAGTAGGTATAGCTTTGGATATAAGTAGAGCAACATTCCTAAGCCTGAATAATAATGAAAACAAGTTTGTAGTAGAAAATCAATGGTACCAACCAGAAGCAGGACCTTCTAAAAACAGATCGATAAAGCCAGCTATGGCTAAAATGCTTTATGGAAAAGAATATGTGGTTTTGCCAGATGATTTGGTTCCCGGAATAAAGCAATATGTAGAGAAGAAATTCAAGAAAGATGATATATATTCATATTTGGCAATGCCTTATGGAGAAGCAGGAAATCCCAAAGGTATTTTTACTTATTCAGAGTGCAGGAATAAAAGAATATGGGATAAATATGAGATAGAAGCACTTAAAGAACTTGTATTAATAATAAACTTTAAAAGCAGACAAATAAAAGCATTTGAAAAAATTAGAGAAAGTGAAGCACTGTTATCGGAAGCACAGAAAATGGGAAAAATAGGCAGTTGGGAATTCGACATAGCCACAGGTAAATTGTATTGGTCAGATGAAACTTATACAATATATGAGAGACCAATAAAACTGGGACCACCTTCGATAAAAGCGGAGAGCAAATATTATGAACCAGAGCAAGCTGAGCTATTAAGAGAATATAAAACCAATGCAATCGAAAAAGGATTAGCATTTGAATATGATCTGACATTGCACGTACCCAAAAGTAAAATTAAATATTGTTTTGCAACAATGCAGCCAATACAACAAAATGGAAAGGTAATCAAGTTAAGGGGTACAGTACAAGATATAACTAAACGCAAAGTAGTTGAACAAGAATTGCAGATAAGCGAGAAGAAATACAGAGATATTATTACACTAGCTCCAATTGGTTTTTATCAAACCAGACGGGATGGGAAATTTTTATTAGTGAATGAAACATTGGCAAAGATGCTTGGTTATACGAATACATCTGAGCTTTTGAACGAGGGAACGATTGAAAACTTATATCTTGATAAAACTGAAAGAGAGCGATTGATAAGGATTTATGATGAAGAAGGGGAAGGCAGAGTATACAACGTAGAAGTACAATATAAGCACAAAGATGGAACGGCTTTGTGGGTGTTATTAACTTCCCAATCATATAAAGATGAAGAGGGGAATACAAACTATTTTGAAGGATTTGTGGTAGATATATCCGAACTGAAAAAAGCACAACATCAAATAGAAAAAGATCTTGCGGAAAGAGAAACCTTAATTAAGGAACTTTATCATAGAACAAAAAACAACATGCAGGTGATAACATCCCTGATATCTCTTAAAGCTAGAACAAGTAAAAATGAAGAACTTTTTCAGATATTAAAAGAGATAAAGCTAAAAATTGAATCAATGTCTTTAGTACACAGTAAACTTTACCAATCTAAAGATCTATCAAGAATAAATTTAAAAGAATACATTTATGACTTAAGTCAACTTATAATAAGCAGCTATGGAAATAAAAACAAAAGAATTCGATTTAACTATAATATGGAGAGCGTATTTACAATAATTGATATTGCAATACCTTTAGGATTGATCATAAATGAGATATTGATTAATTCTTACAAATATGCTTGGCCAAACAGTGAAACAGGCAATGTGAAAATTAAGCTAGATATTAATAAAGATAAAATGATTACTTTGTCGATAAGAGATGACGGAGTGGGATTGAGAAAGAATTTTGATATTCAAGAAGTATCTAATTTAGGATTAGAAACAATATATATGCTTTGTGAAAGACAACTGGATGGAAAATTGACATATGTAAGTAATAATGGATTGGAATGGAGATTGGTAATCCCAAATAATTTAGATGATGTGAGGGTATGA